A region from the Leptolyngbya subtilissima AS-A7 genome encodes:
- a CDS encoding ABC transporter substrate-binding protein gives MNSLVSWMGKGNRIWARQPWRRVVQFVGLFGLVFAIALGCAGNDQPAADAPAGNSDGRVTIGTTLTARTLDPADAYETFPGILLYNLGDRLYTYEPGTTNLVPQLATELPTVSDDGLTYTIPLRDDVNLHDGTPFNAEVMAFSIQRFMENGGRPAYLLSDKISTAEATGDYELTLTLKTPFAAFPALLSFSGVTPISPESYEIGTGSFKPDSFVGTGPYKLSGFTSDSIKLDVNPDYWGDAPANQGIDIQIFTSPANLYNTFRTGGLDIAYQTLDPEQVAALEREEGSGGWQVIEAGTNVINYMALNQKIAPLNDVKVRQAIAAMVDRPLLNERVFQGQAEPLYSLIPASFDIAKPVFKDAYGDGDFDKAKTLLTEAGFSEAKPLTLEIWYPSASTTRSIVANTLKESIEAGLPGLVTVSVQDTEGATLWENVGKGIYPIVLANWYPDYYDPDTFIQPFMSCEKGSNNLCEEGPSQANGSFYYSPEANQLVAKQQAEQDPNARQQAIADLQQMMVDDVPYVPLWQNKDYVFAQDGVEGVAVEPTQQFLLWQISKG, from the coding sequence ATGAACTCTTTGGTGTCGTGGATGGGTAAAGGCAACAGAATTTGGGCACGGCAGCCTTGGCGGCGGGTGGTGCAGTTTGTAGGGCTATTTGGGCTGGTATTTGCGATCGCCCTGGGCTGCGCCGGCAACGACCAGCCAGCTGCCGATGCCCCTGCTGGTAATAGCGATGGCCGCGTTACCATTGGCACCACCCTCACCGCCCGCACCCTCGATCCCGCTGACGCCTACGAAACCTTCCCCGGCATTTTGCTCTACAACTTGGGTGATCGCCTCTACACCTACGAGCCTGGCACCACCAACCTGGTGCCCCAGCTCGCCACTGAGCTACCCACCGTCAGCGATGATGGCCTGACCTACACCATTCCCCTGCGGGACGATGTCAACCTCCACGATGGCACCCCTTTCAATGCCGAAGTGATGGCCTTTTCCATCCAGCGGTTTATGGAAAATGGCGGTCGTCCTGCCTATCTGCTGTCTGACAAAATTTCTACCGCCGAGGCCACGGGTGATTATGAGCTTACCCTGACCCTCAAAACCCCTTTTGCGGCATTCCCTGCCCTGCTGAGCTTTTCGGGCGTTACCCCGATCTCGCCGGAGAGCTACGAGATTGGCACCGGCAGCTTTAAGCCCGATAGCTTTGTGGGCACTGGCCCCTACAAGCTATCGGGCTTCACCAGCGACTCAATCAAGCTCGACGTCAACCCCGACTACTGGGGCGACGCCCCCGCCAATCAGGGCATCGACATTCAGATCTTTACCAGCCCTGCCAACCTCTACAACACCTTTAGAACTGGCGGACTTGATATTGCCTATCAAACCCTCGACCCCGAGCAGGTAGCGGCCCTAGAGCGCGAAGAAGGCTCCGGCGGCTGGCAGGTGATCGAGGCAGGCACCAACGTGATCAACTACATGGCGCTCAACCAAAAGATCGCGCCGCTGAATGATGTCAAGGTGCGCCAGGCGATCGCTGCCATGGTCGATCGCCCCCTGCTCAACGAGCGTGTCTTCCAGGGTCAGGCCGAACCCCTCTACAGCCTGATTCCCGCCAGCTTTGACATCGCTAAGCCGGTGTTCAAAGACGCCTACGGCGACGGCGATTTTGACAAAGCCAAAACCCTGCTTACCGAAGCCGGATTCTCAGAGGCTAAACCACTAACTTTAGAAATCTGGTATCCCTCGGCTTCTACCACCCGCAGCATTGTCGCCAACACTCTCAAAGAATCGATCGAGGCGGGTCTGCCGGGCTTGGTGACGGTGAGTGTGCAAGATACCGAGGGGGCCACCCTTTGGGAAAACGTGGGCAAAGGCATCTACCCTATCGTTTTGGCCAACTGGTACCCCGACTACTACGACCCCGACACCTTCATTCAACCCTTTATGAGCTGCGAAAAAGGCAGCAACAACCTCTGCGAAGAAGGCCCGTCCCAAGCCAACGGCTCGTTTTACTACAGCCCCGAAGCCAATCAGCTCGTAGCCAAACAGCAGGCTGAGCAGGACCCCAATGCCCGCCAGCAGGCGATCGCAGACCTCCAGCAAATGATGGTCGATGACGTGCCCTACGTCCCTCTGTGGCAAAACAAAGACTACGTCTTTGCCCAGGACGGTGTAGAAGGCGTGGCCGTGGAGCCAACGCAGCAGTTCTTGCTGTGGCAAATTTCGAAAGGGTGA